The following DNA comes from Tunturibacter gelidoferens.
AACTCGCACGAACCACGTACAGAGCATTGGATGCTTTCGGTCACCTACTACCTCAATCCCAAGCAGGTAAGTGACCAGTCCCGTGTCTTTCCTCAATTCGAGACGATCAACCCTCTCGGCATGACCATCACCGAATTTCACGAGAACCGAATCGGTGTAGAGCCGATTACAGATTCGACCGCAACCCCGCGGCCAGTAGCCCAGACCCTTGTGCCTGGCGCGATAACAGCGCCCACCATTCCTGGGGCAGGATCAGGAGCAATTCGGTGAGCTACGACCTCATTCTCCCGTTCTTTCCAGAAGAGATTCGTGTGCTTCTCCTAGATCCAACAATCTCTGACTTGATGATCAACGGAACGACCGGGGTGTATGCGGATAAAGGCGGTGTTGTCGAACAGATCACACTCTCAACTCCATACACCAACGAGAGACTAACTGCAGCGATTGAGCGTGTGGCTCGAATCTTGGGTCAAGACCTCACAACGCAGAACCCCATTCTCAATACAAGGCTCCCCGATGGTTCCCGCGTCGCTGTCGTAGGCCCGCCATCTTCGATCAATGGTCCTACCCTCACCATCCGAAAGTTCAACAAGTGGTTCACGTCGGACGAGCTTATTGCCTCAGGGAGTATGCCCGTAGAGGTGAGGGATACAGTCGTCGGTCTTATGATGCAGCGCAAGAACGGCATCATTGCTGGCGGCACAGGCAGCGGTAAAACAACCCTCATGAAAGCGCTACTCGATCATATTCCCCCAAGTGAGAGGTTGTGCATCATCGAGCAGCCTGCAGAGTTGAAAGTTCTACAGCCAAACGCAATTCGGTGGGAGGCAGTTGAAGCAATTCCCGGTCAGGTGGCCGTCACACCTAGCGAGCTGCTGGCGGCAGCTCTGCGTCACCGGCCCGACCGAATCATCATTGGTGAGATTCGCAACGAGTGCGGCTATGACCTCCTCCAAGCGATGAACACAGGGCACGGCGGAACATTGTCAACGATCCATGCGAAGTCAGCATGGGATGCTTTGAACCGTCTCGCCAACCTAGCTCTCAGTGCGAGACCTAATCTCAATCACGCTTTCATGCGTAGCGAGACGGCTGAGGCAATCGATTTCACTCTTTACTGCGAACGGGCTGCCAACGGTCGCCGTCAGGTTCGAGAGCTTATCACTGTCAACGGCTACGACTACAACGAACAGCGCTTCGAGACGGAAGTCATCTACAGCGCTTCAACTCCAAACGCTGCATAAACCCAAGGAGACAAACGCATGGCATTGCTCACTGTGAAAGCTTCAAAGAAGATCGACGCCACCCTAAAACTTGAAGAGTCAACCGCAAAAATGATTGACCGCTATGCGGCTTTCCTCAATGTTTCTGCTGATGAAGTGGTGGACAAGGGAATGGAATACATATTTACCAAAGACAAAGACTTTCAGCAACACCTTGATAAGCAGCCTGATGTTCATGTGCCAGCATCGTTGCGAATCAAGAAGGCTCCGAGCACTCCTACCGCGATGAAAAACGGCAATCGAAACGGCGCTAAGAGCGTCGCTTCCGACGCAAAGTAGCAGCACCCGCAGGGTGCGTCTCCTTCACGTCTCCAGTTCTGCATCACTTCGTTGCACTTCGTAGAGACAACAAACAACAGCAACAACAAATGCAACAACAACAGCAACGACGAGGGCGGATGTGCTCCGCACATGAGGAATGATGACACTCCATCCCTTGGAGGGTGGTGTGGAGAGCGACAGATGTTTCCCGCCGGAAACGTCTGTCGCAGCAACCACTTACAGAGACGACGTTTCCGGGCGGAATCATTGTGTTTCCGGGCGGAAACATTCACATAGGAGGTTCCAGTGGCCGAAGCAATTCTCGATATGCAGGAGCGCCTTAGACAGAGAATCGGGCGACCGTCGCGTGTCCGCAGCATCGCCATACGCTTCACAGAGGATGAAGCACGAGAGCTTGAAGATGTGGCATCGGCCCAGGGCACGACGGTGCGCGAGTGGGCGCGTGAATTTCTTCTACGCGAGGCGCGACGAGATGATGCTGACGCCCTTTTTACGGAGTTGGTAGCCACACGAATGCTAATGGTGAACCTCTTCAAGCCGCTCATCACAGGCAAGCCAGTATCGCCGGAATGGGTCACTGAAGTTATGGCGGCTGTACGCAAAGAGAAACGGAAAGCCGCGCAGGAAGTGCGCCGGCAATACAGCGAAGAGAACGCAGGAGGACGATAAACATGGCATCGCAATGGGGACGTAAAGAAACGATCATCTGGCCACCGCACGCGCCCATTATGAGCTATTCCGCGCTCGCAATGGCGTTGCTCTGCACGCTGTTTTTCATGTGGGAGCACCTGAATTTCTCCATGTCGCCGCTTCAGCAGAGCTACATCATGGAGTATGTATCGTCGCAGGCTGGGTCAGCTTTCAACTCTCACGGGAACTATCGACTTGTATACCTGGCTGGCGCAAAAGTGAAGCCACGACTCGCCCTTCCCGTTGACCTCACTGATGGTAAAACAGCCCTTCCAAGCGGTGAGAGTGTCCCGATCGGACTTTCCGAGCTGGCCCAGGCACAAGGCTATAGCTGGTTCTATCGTGGCCCATCTCAGAAGCTCACAGACGGCGCGATGCACCGCTGGCTAAGGGGCGCAGTCTACAACGACAAAGGTTTCTTTGAACTGTTTCGGGTGAGCATGATCGAGAGCGGCG
Coding sequences within:
- a CDS encoding CpaF family protein, giving the protein MSYDLILPFFPEEIRVLLLDPTISDLMINGTTGVYADKGGVVEQITLSTPYTNERLTAAIERVARILGQDLTTQNPILNTRLPDGSRVAVVGPPSSINGPTLTIRKFNKWFTSDELIASGSMPVEVRDTVVGLMMQRKNGIIAGGTGSGKTTLMKALLDHIPPSERLCIIEQPAELKVLQPNAIRWEAVEAIPGQVAVTPSELLAAALRHRPDRIIIGEIRNECGYDLLQAMNTGHGGTLSTIHAKSAWDALNRLANLALSARPNLNHAFMRSETAEAIDFTLYCERAANGRRQVRELITVNGYDYNEQRFETEVIYSASTPNAA